The Lycium ferocissimum isolate CSIRO_LF1 chromosome 10, AGI_CSIRO_Lferr_CH_V1, whole genome shotgun sequence genome window below encodes:
- the LOC132034335 gene encoding proline-rich receptor-like protein kinase PERK3 isoform X1, whose protein sequence is MASSFVPIAGGIGGAVLLLGVICFVCFRAYRSRKNSNKNSDSASSDPSAVVSVEMKREASFGPSRLFRMEELEKATNHFDENNLIGCGSFGLVFKGLLCDGTVVAIKRRLGIPKQEFTEEVAHLSRVQHRNLVSLLGYCQDSGYSMLVFEYLPNGSMRNHLYDTGRESATKLEFKQRLSIAIGTAKGLSHLHGQRPSIIHGNFKTANVLVDEDFIAKVADAGILKLLEKIDDAGPSGLSSVNAFRDPEINQIGILCETSDVYSFGVFLIELITGRDASHIDEFGSNQSVLDWVEKELSSEDLVDHRLMGSFTGEVMKDLIKIALRCMSFPGRYRPTMETVVLDLERLLEREIMHTTGMGEGTSTVTLGSQLFTN, encoded by the exons ATGGCAAGTTCATTTGTACCTATAGCAGGAGGAATTGGAGGGGCAGTACTCCTCTTGGGAGTAATTTGCTTTGTATGTTTTCGCGCGTACCGCAGCAGGAAGAATTCAAATAAGAATTCAGACTCAGCTTCTTCAGATCCATCTGCAGTAG TTTCAGTGGAGATGAAAAGGGAAGCATCTTTTGGTCCATCAAGGTTATTCAGAATGGAAGAGTTGGAGAAAGCCACAAATCATTTTGATGAAAACAATCTCATTGGCTGTGGAAGTTTTGGTCTGGTTTTCAAAGGGTTGCTCTGTGATGGAACTGTCGTTGCTATAAAAAGGCGTTTAGGGATTCCTAAACAGGAGTTTACTGAAGAG GTTGCCCATTTATCAAGGGTTCAGCACCGGAACCTGGTCAGTCTTTTAGGTTACTGCCAAGATAGTGGATACTCCATGCTGGTTTTTGAATATTTGCCTAATGGAAGCATGCGCAATCACTTGTATG ACACAGGAAGGGAATCTGCAACAAAGCTAGAATTCAAGCAAAGGTTATCTATTGCTATTGGAACAGCTAAAG GATTAAGTCATTTACATGGGCAACGCCCTTCAATAATCCATGGGAACTTTAAAACAGCTAATGTTCTGGTTGATGAGGACTTCATTGCCAAAGTTGCAGACGCGGGCATTCTGAAGTTGCTCGAAAAAATTGATGATGCAGGTCCATCTGGCCTCAGTTCTGTCAATGCTTTTAGAGATCCAGA gataAACCAAATTGGAATTCTCTGTGAGACAAGTGATGTTTATAGTTTTGGGGTATTCCTGATAGAGCTCATAACTGGAAGGGATGCTTCACATATAGATGAATTTGGATCAAACCAAAGCGTACTTGATTGG GTTGAAAAAGAGCTGAGTTCAGAGGATTTAGTGGATCATAGGCTGATGGGAAGCTTCACGGGGGAGGTGATGAAGGATTTGATCAAGATAGCATTGAGATGCATGAGTTTTCCTGGTAGATATAGGCCAACCATGGAAACGGTTGTGTTGGATCTTGAAAGGCTTCTTGAGAGGGAGATCATGCACACAACTGGTATGGGAGAAGGTACTTCCACAGTTACTCTAGGAAGTCAATTGTTTACAAACTGA
- the LOC132034335 gene encoding proline-rich receptor-like protein kinase PERK3 isoform X2 produces the protein MASSFVPIAGGIGGAVLLLGVICFVCFRAYRSRKNSNKNSDSASSDPSAVVEMKREASFGPSRLFRMEELEKATNHFDENNLIGCGSFGLVFKGLLCDGTVVAIKRRLGIPKQEFTEEVAHLSRVQHRNLVSLLGYCQDSGYSMLVFEYLPNGSMRNHLYDTGRESATKLEFKQRLSIAIGTAKGLSHLHGQRPSIIHGNFKTANVLVDEDFIAKVADAGILKLLEKIDDAGPSGLSSVNAFRDPEINQIGILCETSDVYSFGVFLIELITGRDASHIDEFGSNQSVLDWVEKELSSEDLVDHRLMGSFTGEVMKDLIKIALRCMSFPGRYRPTMETVVLDLERLLEREIMHTTGMGEGTSTVTLGSQLFTN, from the exons ATGGCAAGTTCATTTGTACCTATAGCAGGAGGAATTGGAGGGGCAGTACTCCTCTTGGGAGTAATTTGCTTTGTATGTTTTCGCGCGTACCGCAGCAGGAAGAATTCAAATAAGAATTCAGACTCAGCTTCTTCAGATCCATCTGCAGTAG TGGAGATGAAAAGGGAAGCATCTTTTGGTCCATCAAGGTTATTCAGAATGGAAGAGTTGGAGAAAGCCACAAATCATTTTGATGAAAACAATCTCATTGGCTGTGGAAGTTTTGGTCTGGTTTTCAAAGGGTTGCTCTGTGATGGAACTGTCGTTGCTATAAAAAGGCGTTTAGGGATTCCTAAACAGGAGTTTACTGAAGAG GTTGCCCATTTATCAAGGGTTCAGCACCGGAACCTGGTCAGTCTTTTAGGTTACTGCCAAGATAGTGGATACTCCATGCTGGTTTTTGAATATTTGCCTAATGGAAGCATGCGCAATCACTTGTATG ACACAGGAAGGGAATCTGCAACAAAGCTAGAATTCAAGCAAAGGTTATCTATTGCTATTGGAACAGCTAAAG GATTAAGTCATTTACATGGGCAACGCCCTTCAATAATCCATGGGAACTTTAAAACAGCTAATGTTCTGGTTGATGAGGACTTCATTGCCAAAGTTGCAGACGCGGGCATTCTGAAGTTGCTCGAAAAAATTGATGATGCAGGTCCATCTGGCCTCAGTTCTGTCAATGCTTTTAGAGATCCAGA gataAACCAAATTGGAATTCTCTGTGAGACAAGTGATGTTTATAGTTTTGGGGTATTCCTGATAGAGCTCATAACTGGAAGGGATGCTTCACATATAGATGAATTTGGATCAAACCAAAGCGTACTTGATTGG GTTGAAAAAGAGCTGAGTTCAGAGGATTTAGTGGATCATAGGCTGATGGGAAGCTTCACGGGGGAGGTGATGAAGGATTTGATCAAGATAGCATTGAGATGCATGAGTTTTCCTGGTAGATATAGGCCAACCATGGAAACGGTTGTGTTGGATCTTGAAAGGCTTCTTGAGAGGGAGATCATGCACACAACTGGTATGGGAGAAGGTACTTCCACAGTTACTCTAGGAAGTCAATTGTTTACAAACTGA